In Desulfofustis limnaeus, the genomic stretch CTTCGGCGCTGGCGGGTCTGCCCCGACCGGATCGAGTCTTTGTCGGCGGCAGCGGCGGCAATCTCGAGATTCTCCTGAGGTACCTGAGTGAGACAATCGCTGCCGGAGCGATCATGGTCGTTACCGCTGTGAGACCGGAGACGCGACAGGTCGCCCCGGCGCTTCTCGCTGGGCAGGGATGCCGGGTGAGCATCAGCCGGGTTGCGGTGAGCCGGTTCGACTATCCGGCCCTGGCGGAGACGAGGCTCAACCCTATTGACATCATTCAGGCGGAGAAACGAGATGGATGAAGAGGCGCGCGGAAGGCGGGGCAAAGTCTATTTCATAGGCGCCGGGCCAGGTGCTGTCGATCTGGTGACGGTGCGCGGCCGACGGCTCATTGACGCCGCAGACTGCATCATTTATGCCGGCAGTCTGGTAAATAAGGATCTTTTTACCGGCTGTACGGCGCCACTGCACGATTCCTCCGGGCTGAACCTTGACGAGGTCATCGAACTCATGGCAGCGGCCACCGAAAAAGGGGGCCTCGTGGCTCGGGTACATACCGGAGATCCGGCCCTGTATGGGGCCATCGGGGAACAGATGGCTCGACTTGACGAGTTGAACATAGTGTATGAAATCGTCCCCGGGGTCAGTTCGGCCTTCGCGGCGGCCGCCGCCCTCGGGGTGGAATTCACCCTTCCGGAAGTGACCCAGAGCGTCATTTTCACCCGGCGCAGCGGCAGGACCGCTGTGCCGCCGGCAGAGAGTCTCACCGGTCTTGCCGCCCATGGGGCAACCATGGTGATTTTTCTGTCGGTGGGCATGATCGATGCCGTCGTTGCCGAATTGCTCGAAGGTGGCTATGATCCTGATACCCCGGCCGCTGTCGTGATGAAAGCGAGCTGGCCGGAGCAGCGTCAGATTCGTGGGACGTTGCGGACGATTGCTACCCAGGTGGGCGAGGCAGGCATTACTCGCACCGCTTTGATCTGCGTCGGCAAGGCGTTTGCGGAAAAGATGACGGCTGCACCGTCCCGGCTGTACGCCAGGGATTTCAGCCACGGTTACCGCAGCGGTGAATGAACAGGACGACAACCAAATGACCGGGGAAAGCGGTGCATGCGGGCTTCAGCGGTGCCGGTAAGGTGGTTTTGCAGAATAACACGTTTAACGAGCTCATTTTATGATTTATCTTCTCGATTATGGTGCCGGAAACGTCAGGAGTGTACGGAACGCGGTGCAACGGCTCGGGGAGGAGATTGTTGCTGTCCGGTCTCCCGCCGATATTGAACTGGCCGATAAACTGATCTTTCCCGGTGTCGGCAGCTTCGGTTCGGTCATGCACCGCTTGATCGCCGATGGGTATGCCGAACCACTGCGACGAAGGATTGCGGAGAACCGCCCGACCCTTGGCATTTGCGTCGCCCTGCAGGCCTTTTTCGAAGGGAGCGAGGAATCACCAGGAGTTCCCGGGCTGGGCATCTTACCGGGGATGGTGCGAAGGTTCGACGACGGACAGCTGGCTGTGCCGCAGATCGGCTGGAATGGGATCCGGCTCCATAAGCACTGCTCGTTGTTTGCCGACTATCAGAGCGAAAATCTCTATTTTGTCCACAGCTATCACGCCCCGGTCCAGGGACTGCCGGAAGAATGGCTGTTGGCCACTACCGATTACGGCGTGGAATTCGTCTCCGCGGTTTGCCGCGGCAATGTTGCCGCCATGCAGTTCCATCCGGAAAAAAGCGGCGCGGCGGGGCTCGGCATCCTGAAGCGATTCCTGATGGACGACAGGATATCCTGTCGTCCTCTGCCTGGTCAGCCGGTGACGACACCGACCCGGCTGGCTAAACGGATCATCGCCTGTCTCGATGTGCGCAGCAATGATCAGGGCGACTTGGTGGTGACCAAAGGTGATCAGTACGACGTGCGGGAAGCCGGCCAGGTGCGAAACCTAGGCAAGCCGGTGGAACTGGCCCGGCGCTATTTCGAAGAGGGAGCTGATGAGATCACGTTTCTCAACATCACCGCTTTTCGCGATTTTCCACTGGCCGACCAACCGATGCTGGAGATTCTGCGTCGTACCTCGGAACAGGTTTTTGTTCCCTTGACCATCGGCGGCGGTATCAGGGAATTTACCGGAAGCGATGGGGTTTTTTATTCGGCCTTGGACGTGGCGTCGGAATATTTTCGTTCGGGGGCCGACAAGATCTCCATCGGTAGTGACGCCGTCACCACCGTGGAGCAGGTGCTGGCCAACGGAAGACCCAACGGAAAAAGTGCCATCGAGCAGATTTCGCGGGTGTACGGAGCGCAGGCGGTGGTTATCTCGGTCGATCCCCGCCGAGTCTACGTGACCTCGCCGCAGCAGACGAACCATGCCGTTATCGAGACAGTCTTTCCCGGCCCGCACGGGGAACGCTACTGCTGGTACCAGTGTACCGTCAAGGGCGGCAGGGAAGGGCGGGATGTGGATGTCGTTCAGTTGGTGCGGACCTGTGAACAGCTTGGGGCCGGGGAGATCCTGCTCAATTGTATCGACCGGGACGGCACCAAGAACGGTTTCGATCTGGAGTTGATCAGGCAGGTAAAACAGCAGGTGAAGATACCGGTTATCGCCTCCAGCGGAGCTGGAACAGCCACACATTTTCAGGAAGTATTCGAGCAGACGGGTGCAGATGCCGCCCTTGCCGCCGGTATTTTCCACCGTCGGGAAGTGGGGATTGGTGAAGTCAAGAATCTGCTCAGGGACAGCGGTATCGCCTGTCGTCAGTGATAAGGGAACCTTGAAAAAGTGCCATTTCGCCCAATCTCATTGTTGCGCAATTACATTTTATCCTCGTAATATCATGTATATGCCTGCGGTAAAATGTTCGTGCGCGCCTCGATCTTGAACGAAATTTCGAATTTTTCGAGCTTCCTGTACGTAGCTGAATCGTCAGCGTCTGGCTTCCAAGGTCAGAAACGATAGGTTATTCAAAAACGCCTCTCCTTCCGGAGCGCAGGAGAGGTGCTGTCCGCCAGGGAGGCGCCGTTCCTGGTAATAGAGGTCGATGCCTACCCGCTCGTTGTCGGGATATACGCAGATCAACCCGGTGTTGGTGACGGTGGTTGCCTGGCCGGGGAGCGGGCCACGGCCGTTTTCGGTGCGATAATCCTCGTATACCTGGCGGTAACGTAAGCAGCGGCCGGAGTGATTACTCGGTTCTACGGTCAACCCGACGCGGTGCACCAGGGCAGGGGAGCCGTTGATTTGTTTACGGGATGTGGTGAATACATAGAACGATTCGTCGTCGGGAAACGGGTGTTTAAACTGCAGTTCGGTCGCTTTGGTGGCAATGGCGTAGGTCTCGGATTCGATTTTCTTGAAGTAAAAGAGACTGTCCTTGCTGATTTTTTCGTACCAGCCAGGCCCGGGAGGCGGCAGGACCGAAAAGCCCAAGGTACTGATCCGTGGCGTGCCGGCAGAGACCGGCAGGTAGCGGCCGGCGGACCCGGCGCACCCGAGCAGCGTGCAGACAAGCAGCAGCACGAAGAGGGGGCGTAGCTTGGGAAGCATCATGTCCGTTTCGATAACCTATTGAAAACAATAAAAGTACTTAAGCGCTAACACGTGTTGTGGCGAAAGTCAATGGAAAGGATCGGTGCCGTGCAGAAAACGCCACCCTTCGAGAAGCGTTCTGGCTCAGTGCCGGTGAACGGATGTTCGATCGTCGGTGACCCATGAGATTTCTCGCCATTCGTTCAACCAGCGGCTGGATCACCACCTTGGCGGTCATGATGCTGGTGCTGTTTGGTGTGTCGACCGTCACCTACAAAAACGGATTGCAGGATCTTGCCGATGAGAGTTCCGTGCAGTTGGATCTCTTTGTCCTCTATCTGCGGGGCGTGCTCGGTAAGTATGAAAGCCTGCCGGAGCTGCTGGCCCGGGACAAGACTCTGGTCGGGTTTCTCATCAATCCGGGCGGCCAGGAGCGAATAGACGCCCTGAACCGATACCTGCAGACGATCAACGACATCAGCAACGCCTCCGATACCTATCTGGTGGATCGGGACGGCCTGACCATAGCTGCCAGCAATTGGCAGGAAGAACGCCCGTTCATCGGTCGAAATTACAGCTATCGGCCGTACTTTCAGCAGGCCATGCAAGGAGGGTTGGGACGGTATTTCGCCCTGGGGACCACCTCCAGCAAGCGTGGTTACTATTTTGCGTATCCGGTGCGTCTCGAACGGGAAATACTGGGCGCTGTCGTCATCAAGATAGACATCGACTCCGTGGAAGAGAGCTGGGGCTATCACGATGCGATTTTTCTGGTCACCGATACCGAAGATGTGATCTTTCTGACGACTCGCCCGGAGTGGCGGTTCCGTACCATCGGTGAATTGTCGCCACGCGTGCTGGAACTGGTGAAGAAAAGCAGACGATATCCGGGGGCGGAGATCACCGCTATTCCCATGCAGCGGGTGCAGGACTACCAGTTCGGAAAAGTCATCAGCCTGGCGCACGAGAACGGCCGGTCGTCCACCATGTTGCAGCAGGTGCGGCGCATGGACGAGGCCGGTTGGGATGTGCACATCCTTACCGATACCGGCAGGTTGAGAGAACAAATCGTGGCCACCAATGTGATGGTCGGTATCGCCATCATCGCCTCGTACCTGCTGTTGGCCCTGTTTCTGCAAAGGCAGAGACGAGTCGCCGAGAGGAAGCGGTTTGAAGAGCGGACCAGACAGGCCTTGCAGCAGGCCAACGAGCAGTTGGAGAGCCGAGTTCAGGAACGGACCATGGAACTGGTGGAGACCAATCGCGTCCTGCTCCTGGAGATCCAGGAACGGAAGAACACCGAGGAGGCGTTGCGCCGGACCCGTACCGAATTGATTCAGGCCGCCAAGATGGCAACGCTTGGGCAGCTGTCGGCCGGCATCA encodes the following:
- the cobM gene encoding precorrin-4 C(11)-methyltransferase, whose protein sequence is MDEEARGRRGKVYFIGAGPGAVDLVTVRGRRLIDAADCIIYAGSLVNKDLFTGCTAPLHDSSGLNLDEVIELMAAATEKGGLVARVHTGDPALYGAIGEQMARLDELNIVYEIVPGVSSAFAAAAALGVEFTLPEVTQSVIFTRRSGRTAVPPAESLTGLAAHGATMVIFLSVGMIDAVVAELLEGGYDPDTPAAVVMKASWPEQRQIRGTLRTIATQVGEAGITRTALICVGKAFAEKMTAAPSRLYARDFSHGYRSGE
- the hisF gene encoding imidazole glycerol phosphate synthase subunit HisF, whose translation is MIYLLDYGAGNVRSVRNAVQRLGEEIVAVRSPADIELADKLIFPGVGSFGSVMHRLIADGYAEPLRRRIAENRPTLGICVALQAFFEGSEESPGVPGLGILPGMVRRFDDGQLAVPQIGWNGIRLHKHCSLFADYQSENLYFVHSYHAPVQGLPEEWLLATTDYGVEFVSAVCRGNVAAMQFHPEKSGAAGLGILKRFLMDDRISCRPLPGQPVTTPTRLAKRIIACLDVRSNDQGDLVVTKGDQYDVREAGQVRNLGKPVELARRYFEEGADEITFLNITAFRDFPLADQPMLEILRRTSEQVFVPLTIGGGIREFTGSDGVFYSALDVASEYFRSGADKISIGSDAVTTVEQVLANGRPNGKSAIEQISRVYGAQAVVISVDPRRVYVTSPQQTNHAVIETVFPGPHGERYCWYQCTVKGGREGRDVDVVQLVRTCEQLGAGEILLNCIDRDGTKNGFDLELIRQVKQQVKIPVIASSGAGTATHFQEVFEQTGADAALAAGIFHRREVGIGEVKNLLRDSGIACRQ
- a CDS encoding ATP-binding protein: MRFLAIRSTSGWITTLAVMMLVLFGVSTVTYKNGLQDLADESSVQLDLFVLYLRGVLGKYESLPELLARDKTLVGFLINPGGQERIDALNRYLQTINDISNASDTYLVDRDGLTIAASNWQEERPFIGRNYSYRPYFQQAMQGGLGRYFALGTTSSKRGYYFAYPVRLEREILGAVVIKIDIDSVEESWGYHDAIFLVTDTEDVIFLTTRPEWRFRTIGELSPRVLELVKKSRRYPGAEITAIPMQRVQDYQFGKVISLAHENGRSSTMLQQVRRMDEAGWDVHILTDTGRLREQIVATNVMVGIAIIASYLLLALFLQRQRRVAERKRFEERTRQALQQANEQLESRVQERTMELVETNRVLLLEIQERKNTEEALRRTRTELIQAAKMATLGQLSAGINHELNQPLAAIRSYADNARQFLEKGRSVEAVWNMAQISELTDRMAQIGIQLKEFSRKSSGKLETVPLHGAVDGALELLASTIKKHGVAIEVSIEPEHLEVSANQVLLQQVLVNILNNAIQAMEDRDQRAIVIQARCDEQRVTISVQDSGPGIAAEHQKRIFDPFFTTKKPGQGLGLGLTISKRILKEMSGDITILPSSQGALFVISLLSSSHYETAA